Proteins from one Brevibacillus humidisoli genomic window:
- a CDS encoding agmatinase family protein, with protein sequence MSEFSYLTAPPVRFAPGKGDPYVTRLSDWIQTDGLSEGDPELLLIGVPLSKSSISFSGAHSHPQQFRQLWTSFTTYNMDEDIDLAGLTAVDLGDIKMHITDIPQCHYNIEEALHEVTSRYAGLPVLVGGDHSITYPAIRGINRSRQQRVGLIQFDAHLDVRDTQYGGRSNGTPIRSLIETNTIRAEDIVSIGLRSFANSKEYRQYAEQQGMTLFTAKHVQQTGIKQVLEWAVNFLESKCDVIYATFDIDVMDQSLVPGVPAIGPAGLSAEDVFYSAYQLGCLRNVIGMDMVCVDPTKDVRDATSRVALHVFLHFASGYYRRLRG encoded by the coding sequence ATGAGCGAGTTTTCCTATCTTACGGCACCACCGGTTCGTTTTGCACCTGGCAAAGGAGATCCCTATGTGACCCGTTTGTCTGACTGGATTCAGACTGATGGGCTTTCGGAAGGGGACCCAGAGCTGCTGCTGATCGGGGTGCCGCTGTCGAAAAGTTCGATCAGTTTTTCCGGGGCGCACAGCCATCCGCAGCAGTTCCGCCAGCTGTGGACTTCTTTTACCACCTATAATATGGACGAAGATATCGACTTGGCTGGTCTGACCGCTGTCGATCTGGGGGACATCAAGATGCACATCACGGATATTCCCCAGTGTCACTACAATATTGAGGAAGCGCTGCATGAAGTGACTTCTCGCTATGCTGGATTACCCGTACTGGTGGGAGGCGATCACTCCATCACGTACCCGGCGATTCGCGGGATCAACCGCAGCCGCCAGCAGCGGGTGGGGCTGATCCAGTTTGATGCCCATCTCGATGTGCGTGACACGCAGTACGGCGGCCGTTCCAACGGGACGCCCATCCGCAGTCTGATCGAAACCAACACCATCCGCGCCGAGGATATCGTATCGATCGGGCTGAGAAGCTTTGCCAATTCAAAAGAGTACCGGCAGTACGCAGAGCAGCAGGGGATGACGTTGTTTACGGCCAAACATGTTCAGCAGACAGGAATCAAGCAGGTTCTAGAGTGGGCGGTCAACTTTTTGGAATCCAAGTGTGATGTGATCTATGCCACCTTTGACATCGATGTGATGGATCAGTCGTTGGTACCGGGCGTACCGGCGATCGGACCGGCTGGTTTATCGGCCGAAGACGTGTTTTACAGCGCGTACCAACTGGGATGCCTGCGAAACGTAATCGGCATGGACATGGTCTGCGTCGACCCGACCAAGGATGTGCGGGACGCAACATCCCGTGTTGCGCTGCATGTATTCTTGCACTTTGCTTCTGGATATTACAGGCGGTTGAGGGGATGA
- a CDS encoding transporter substrate-binding domain-containing protein, with translation MKKWKRVWLPALSILLAGSLAACGQEQATGGSGGSTEDEVLNKIKETKTLVVGTDATFQPFEFKNEKNEYVGFDIDLIRAVAEELGAEKVEFVDTEFKGLIPGLQGKKFDLIASAMYITDERKKTIDFSDTYYPGGLAIMVKKDNDAIKGMEDLKGKKVSVQIGTKSVNFLKEKYPDVERVEVEKNVEMFLELESGRVEAVVTGRPAAKVYAKNNGTVTVLDEELTEEHYGYGIRKENKAFTEAVNKALQTLKENGKYQEIVEKWFGA, from the coding sequence ATGAAAAAATGGAAACGCGTATGGCTGCCGGCTCTTTCCATCCTGCTGGCAGGTTCACTGGCAGCGTGTGGCCAGGAGCAGGCAACAGGAGGATCGGGAGGATCGACAGAAGACGAGGTCTTGAACAAGATCAAGGAGACTAAGACGCTTGTTGTCGGTACCGATGCTACGTTCCAACCGTTTGAGTTCAAGAATGAGAAAAACGAATACGTCGGTTTTGATATCGATCTGATTCGGGCAGTGGCGGAAGAACTGGGGGCAGAGAAAGTAGAGTTTGTCGACACCGAGTTTAAAGGACTGATCCCCGGGTTGCAGGGGAAAAAGTTCGATCTGATCGCATCGGCCATGTATATAACGGACGAACGCAAGAAGACGATTGATTTCTCTGACACCTACTATCCGGGTGGTCTGGCCATCATGGTCAAGAAAGACAATGACGCAATCAAGGGAATGGAAGACTTGAAAGGGAAAAAGGTCTCTGTGCAAATCGGAACCAAATCGGTCAACTTCCTGAAAGAGAAGTATCCCGATGTCGAACGGGTGGAAGTAGAGAAAAACGTAGAGATGTTCCTGGAATTGGAGAGCGGTCGTGTCGAAGCGGTCGTAACGGGCAGACCGGCGGCAAAAGTGTACGCCAAAAACAATGGCACCGTGACCGTCCTGGACGAAGAGTTGACGGAGGAACATTACGGCTACGGCATCCGCAAAGAAAACAAGGCATTTACCGAAGCAGTGAACAAAGCGCTGCAGACACTGAAAGAGAACGGAAAGTACCAGGAGATCGTAGAGAAGTGGTTCGGAGCATAG
- a CDS encoding amino acid ABC transporter ATP-binding protein has product MIRVEGINKHYGDVHVLKDVSLTVEKGEVVVIIGPSGSGKSTLLRCMNYLEQIQDGAIAIEGKPIGLIKTEKKVKEMPEHQLNQIRSEVGMVFQNFNLFPHRSVLENIIMAPMTVRRMARPEAVSLARELLAKVGLSDKADAYPDNLSGGQKQRVAIARALAMKPKVMLFDEPTSALDPELVGEVLGVMKELAREGMTMVVVTHEMGFAREVADRVVVMDDGRLIEEGTPDKIFSSPDNPRTRLFLSKVLSH; this is encoded by the coding sequence ATGATTCGCGTCGAGGGGATCAACAAGCATTACGGTGATGTGCATGTGCTCAAAGACGTCTCGTTAACCGTCGAAAAGGGGGAAGTGGTCGTCATCATCGGCCCGAGCGGTTCCGGCAAAAGTACGCTGCTGCGCTGCATGAACTACCTCGAACAGATTCAGGACGGTGCGATCGCCATCGAAGGCAAACCGATCGGCCTGATCAAAACGGAGAAGAAAGTAAAGGAAATGCCAGAGCATCAGCTAAACCAGATACGTTCCGAGGTAGGGATGGTGTTTCAAAACTTCAACCTGTTCCCGCATCGGAGCGTGCTCGAGAATATCATCATGGCCCCGATGACGGTACGTCGGATGGCTAGACCGGAAGCGGTTTCGCTGGCACGCGAACTTCTTGCCAAGGTGGGCCTGTCGGACAAGGCGGACGCCTATCCGGACAACCTCTCCGGCGGGCAGAAACAGCGGGTGGCGATTGCCCGGGCACTAGCGATGAAGCCAAAAGTGATGCTCTTTGATGAACCGACCTCCGCACTCGACCCGGAACTGGTCGGTGAAGTGCTTGGCGTGATGAAGGAGTTGGCCCGTGAAGGGATGACGATGGTGGTCGTGACACACGAGATGGGCTTCGCCCGGGAAGTGGCTGATCGCGTCGTGGTCATGGACGATGGTCGATTGATCGAAGAGGGAACGCCGGACAAGATTTTCTCCAGTCCCGACAACCCGCGCACCCGTCTATTTCTAAGCAAGGTTCTTAGCCATTGA
- a CDS encoding amino acid ABC transporter permease translates to MQLDFLVLFEGENFSALMSGLWVTVSMTFMALILSSCIGLVVGLGRMSSNRLFSSLSSCYLAWFRGTPLLVQLMILYYGLAIGMQIDLSASMAGVLGLGMYSGSYVSEIVRGAIQSIDKGQMEAGRSLGMSHWQTMRKVILPQAVRRMLPPLGNEFIALTKNSSPLSVITVSELMRAGNLIVANNFRYFEIYLGIALLYFLVNFTISKVIGYFERKMSAGGARG, encoded by the coding sequence ATGCAGCTTGACTTCCTGGTACTGTTCGAAGGTGAGAACTTCTCCGCACTGATGAGCGGACTGTGGGTTACCGTCTCCATGACCTTTATGGCCCTGATTCTTAGCTCGTGCATCGGGCTGGTGGTGGGACTGGGGAGGATGTCGTCCAACCGGTTGTTCTCTTCGCTTTCCTCTTGTTATCTGGCTTGGTTCCGGGGCACCCCGCTGCTGGTCCAGCTGATGATTCTCTACTATGGCTTGGCGATCGGCATGCAGATTGACCTGAGTGCCTCGATGGCAGGGGTGCTGGGTCTTGGCATGTACAGCGGCTCCTACGTTTCCGAGATTGTTCGCGGTGCGATTCAATCGATTGACAAGGGACAGATGGAAGCGGGGCGTTCACTAGGGATGAGTCACTGGCAGACGATGCGCAAAGTGATTCTGCCGCAGGCAGTCCGGCGGATGCTCCCTCCTCTTGGCAACGAGTTTATCGCGCTGACCAAAAACTCGTCACCGCTGTCGGTCATCACCGTTTCGGAACTGATGCGGGCAGGGAACCTGATCGTCGCGAACAACTTCCGCTATTTCGAAATCTATCTGGGCATTGCCCTGCTCTATTTCCTGGTCAACTTCACGATCTCCAAGGTAATCGGTTACTTTGAACGCAAAATGAGCGCAGGGGGGGCGAGAGGATGA
- a CDS encoding M15 family metallopeptidase: MGKRMFFSTLIIAGVAAVGVAKQDELLQLVESLQKPDMTYAQPGQTDSDPSTGEGIEQPPAGGDSMQQEDESTQIAPTGSGADTDTAIDQQAEGTVGSSGEGEDVVVVSNVQDVMVVVNKRRELPADYVPSDLVQPDIPFSFEGEDPKKLVRQEVARALEELFAQAAAEQIELAGVSGYRSYARQQAIFNWNAQQQGAEVANKTSAVPGQSEHQTGLAIDVSSASVGYALEERFGETKEGKWLAENAPKFGFIIRYPKGKEEITGYSYEPWHLRYVGKKVAQEISDAGLTLEEYLGLTGTKGGKTKG; encoded by the coding sequence ATGGGAAAACGGATGTTTTTTTCTACACTGATTATTGCCGGCGTGGCTGCGGTGGGTGTTGCCAAACAGGATGAACTGCTGCAGTTGGTCGAATCACTGCAGAAGCCGGATATGACATATGCCCAACCGGGGCAGACTGATTCAGACCCATCGACAGGAGAGGGGATCGAGCAGCCACCTGCTGGCGGGGACTCTATGCAGCAGGAGGACGAGTCAACACAGATAGCCCCGACCGGCAGCGGCGCAGATACAGATACGGCGATCGATCAGCAGGCAGAGGGAACTGTCGGCTCTTCTGGAGAGGGAGAGGACGTAGTCGTTGTCAGCAACGTGCAGGACGTGATGGTAGTCGTCAACAAGCGTCGGGAACTCCCCGCCGATTATGTGCCGAGTGATCTCGTGCAGCCTGATATTCCGTTTTCGTTTGAAGGAGAAGATCCCAAAAAACTGGTGCGACAGGAAGTAGCAAGAGCATTGGAGGAACTATTTGCTCAGGCGGCAGCGGAGCAGATTGAGTTGGCCGGCGTTTCAGGATACCGCTCGTACGCCAGACAACAGGCGATTTTTAACTGGAATGCGCAGCAGCAGGGGGCGGAAGTAGCCAACAAGACCAGTGCGGTTCCCGGGCAGAGTGAGCATCAGACGGGACTGGCGATAGACGTGTCCAGTGCAAGCGTCGGGTATGCGTTGGAAGAGCGTTTTGGCGAGACCAAAGAAGGGAAGTGGCTGGCCGAAAATGCACCCAAGTTCGGCTTTATCATTCGTTATCCGAAGGGAAAAGAAGAGATTACCGGCTACTCCTATGAGCCTTGGCACCTACGCTACGTCGGGAAAAAGGTGGCACAAGAGATTAGCGATGCTGGACTTACCCTCGAAGAGTATCTGGGCCTCACCGGAACCAAGGGAGGCAAAACGAAGGGATAA
- a CDS encoding transporter substrate-binding domain-containing protein, which yields MERLTRSVLSISIAIILCFLMTKEVSRADNQQVIRIAGDNNFPPFEYIGEAGSYTGFNIDVLNAVSIETGLKIEYVPMSWNQALSALRNGIVDAVQGMKYSRSRDVTYDFSKPYFISSQGIFVLKNNMFIHHIRDLEGRRVALQKGDIANDLLSQLERTEFVATESQEEAIQLLLNGQVDAFVGNRITGQYFIQRKNQQSLIKIVGEPINPTDYGVAVMPHNRELLSMINQGIEQIKRNGTYEKIERKWFGEYIMPSAVKLQRVLFYLQLGLAASLLIFLGVAWWNRQLKREVTKRTNEISAINVQLQEKMRQLQENLQFQQQLLDSTYSSYVTLDRAMNILMNNRKALDYLLLDQPIIGHNLTETVLSQFIPVREVALTLSDGTVHQQQECRWSPPQWQSERERVIRYSIYPIYGTSMVITGAIINFQDVTEQKEMEKKIEREDRLRSLGQLMLGIAHEIRNPLMSILTYTQLLPKKFDNAKFREFFGQQVPKEIQRLNALVGDLLEYAQPKHSQPTRFSVERLVESVLVLLKPRIKEKQLVVETELSEGVFALADPHQIKQVMINLVINAIDAMESGGVLRVRAYYEEQITVVEVEDNGYGIPDEELDRIFEPFHTSKPHGVGLGLSISYQLIKKNNGVIDVKSQRNQGTTMIIQLPRPEEGVERNASFNRY from the coding sequence GTGGAGAGACTAACACGAAGCGTTTTGTCTATCAGTATTGCGATCATCCTATGCTTCTTGATGACGAAAGAAGTGAGCCGTGCCGATAACCAACAGGTGATCCGGATTGCCGGCGACAACAACTTCCCGCCGTTTGAATACATCGGCGAGGCGGGCAGTTACACCGGTTTTAACATTGACGTCTTAAACGCTGTGTCGATTGAGACAGGGTTGAAGATTGAGTACGTGCCGATGTCATGGAATCAAGCGCTAAGTGCGCTGAGGAACGGTATAGTGGATGCCGTTCAGGGAATGAAGTACAGTCGCAGTCGTGATGTAACCTACGATTTCTCCAAACCGTACTTCATCAGTTCGCAAGGCATATTTGTTTTGAAAAACAATATGTTTATCCACCATATCCGTGATCTGGAAGGGCGGAGGGTGGCCTTGCAAAAAGGGGATATCGCCAACGACCTGCTCAGCCAACTGGAACGTACGGAATTCGTCGCAACCGAAAGTCAGGAAGAAGCGATCCAACTGCTGCTAAACGGGCAGGTTGACGCATTTGTCGGAAACAGAATCACCGGTCAATACTTCATCCAGCGAAAAAATCAGCAGTCGTTGATCAAGATCGTTGGAGAACCAATCAACCCGACCGATTACGGCGTAGCGGTCATGCCGCACAATCGTGAGCTGCTATCGATGATCAATCAGGGAATCGAGCAGATCAAGCGAAATGGCACGTATGAAAAAATAGAGCGGAAGTGGTTTGGCGAGTACATCATGCCATCTGCCGTAAAGCTTCAGCGGGTCTTGTTTTACCTGCAGTTGGGCCTTGCAGCAAGCTTGCTGATCTTCCTCGGCGTCGCCTGGTGGAATCGCCAGTTAAAGCGGGAAGTAACCAAGCGTACAAACGAGATTTCTGCGATAAATGTTCAACTGCAGGAGAAAATGAGGCAGCTGCAGGAGAATCTGCAGTTTCAGCAGCAGCTGCTGGACAGCACGTACAGTTCATATGTGACGCTTGATCGTGCGATGAACATCTTGATGAACAACCGCAAAGCACTTGACTATCTGCTGCTGGATCAACCGATCATCGGCCACAATCTGACGGAGACGGTACTTAGCCAGTTTATTCCCGTCCGAGAGGTCGCACTCACGCTAAGCGACGGCACCGTGCACCAACAGCAGGAGTGCCGTTGGTCACCTCCTCAGTGGCAGAGTGAGCGGGAGAGGGTGATTCGTTACAGCATCTACCCCATCTATGGCACATCGATGGTGATTACCGGGGCGATCATCAACTTTCAGGATGTGACCGAACAAAAAGAGATGGAAAAAAAGATCGAACGAGAAGACCGTCTCCGTTCCCTGGGACAGTTGATGCTGGGAATTGCCCACGAGATTCGCAATCCCCTGATGTCGATTCTCACTTATACGCAGCTGTTGCCCAAAAAGTTTGACAATGCCAAGTTTCGCGAATTCTTTGGCCAGCAGGTGCCAAAGGAGATACAGCGGCTCAATGCGCTGGTTGGCGATCTGCTTGAATATGCCCAACCAAAGCATTCTCAGCCGACCCGTTTTTCCGTGGAACGCCTGGTAGAATCGGTCCTGGTACTGCTCAAACCGCGTATCAAAGAAAAGCAGCTCGTCGTTGAAACAGAGCTGTCCGAAGGCGTATTTGCCCTGGCCGATCCGCATCAGATCAAACAGGTGATGATCAATCTGGTGATCAACGCAATTGACGCGATGGAGTCAGGCGGCGTTCTCCGGGTACGTGCCTACTATGAAGAGCAAATCACCGTGGTGGAAGTGGAGGATAACGGTTACGGCATTCCTGATGAAGAACTGGATCGCATTTTTGAACCGTTTCACACCAGCAAACCGCATGGTGTCGGACTTGGCCTATCGATCAGCTATCAGCTGATCAAAAAGAACAACGGCGTTATCGATGTGAAAAGCCAACGGAATCAAGGCACCACCATGATCATCCAGCTGCCGAGACCAGAAGAAGGGGTGGAGCGAAATGCGTCATTTAATCGTTATTGA
- a CDS encoding NAD(P)-dependent oxidoreductase — MTALHEQTVIGFIGTGVMGKSMAGHLLQAGYRVLVYNRTSAKAAELVSRGAEVKERVADLAREADVVITMVGYPRDVEEVYFGTHGIFENAKTGTYLIDMTTSTPSLAKRIYEQARDKEMHALDAPVSGGDIGAREARLTIMVGGDADTFERVRPILERMGTNIVLQGPAGAGQHTKMCNQIAIASNMMGVCEAMAYARKAGLNPESVLKSIEAGAAGSWSLSNLAPRMISGNFEPGFYVKHFIKDMGIALEAAKEMELDTPGLELAKRLYDQLAASGEENSGTQALFKLYDR, encoded by the coding sequence ATGACGGCTTTACATGAGCAGACAGTGATCGGATTTATTGGAACAGGTGTGATGGGTAAAAGTATGGCCGGACACCTGCTGCAGGCGGGTTATCGGGTATTGGTCTACAACCGGACGAGCGCGAAAGCGGCGGAATTGGTATCCCGAGGCGCAGAGGTGAAAGAGAGAGTGGCCGATCTGGCGCGGGAGGCTGACGTCGTGATCACGATGGTTGGGTATCCGCGAGACGTGGAGGAAGTCTACTTCGGAACGCATGGTATTTTTGAGAATGCAAAAACAGGCACGTATCTGATCGATATGACAACATCAACCCCATCTCTGGCTAAGAGAATATATGAACAGGCACGCGACAAGGAGATGCATGCATTGGACGCACCGGTATCCGGTGGCGACATCGGGGCTCGCGAAGCCAGACTGACCATCATGGTAGGGGGAGACGCAGATACTTTTGAGAGAGTGCGGCCGATTCTGGAACGGATGGGGACCAACATCGTGCTGCAGGGGCCGGCAGGGGCCGGTCAGCATACCAAGATGTGCAATCAGATTGCGATTGCCTCCAATATGATGGGCGTCTGTGAAGCAATGGCCTACGCCAGGAAAGCGGGACTCAATCCGGAATCCGTGCTGAAGAGCATCGAAGCCGGCGCCGCTGGAAGCTGGTCTCTCAGCAACCTGGCCCCGCGGATGATCAGCGGCAACTTTGAACCGGGATTTTATGTCAAGCACTTTATCAAAGATATGGGTATCGCCCTGGAGGCGGCGAAAGAGATGGAGCTTGATACGCCTGGACTGGAATTGGCCAAGCGGCTGTATGACCAGTTGGCGGCTTCTGGAGAGGAGAACAGCGGTACGCAAGCATTGTTCAAACTGTACGACCGGTAA
- a CDS encoding MATE family efflux transporter, translating to MKPLDGSKQGFDSQTMEADNKPVWRLMLTFLVPLLLSNALQSVGQLVGMIVVGRWIGVDALAAISAFFPLFFLLISFTIGIGSGSSILIGQAYGARNEERLKAIIGTTLTFTFILGLVLAIIGSLFAWDILRWLGTPGNIIDVSVHYARILFWSMPVMFLYIAYTTFIRGIGDSKTPFYFLIVSTALNVALLPVLIFGWLGFPSLGIYGAAYASVASAVTTFVIMLIYLNKTKHVLRFDASVRKHLRIDKGLLQLLLRLGIPSSINMILVSLAEVAVISFVNYYGSDATAAYGAVNQVVSYVSMPAISLSIAVSIFAAQSIGANQFDRLKQVIRAGILLNYAIGGVIILLVYLFSQQLLSLFLTSKETLDIAHRLLIITLWSYLVFGHTLVIAATMRASGTVLWPTVFSILSIWCVEVPVAYVLSHYSSLGILGIWIGYPAAFIVNLALQYSYYRLSWKKKRIVRLVE from the coding sequence ATGAAGCCCCTAGACGGTAGTAAACAAGGCTTTGATTCGCAGACGATGGAAGCGGACAACAAACCCGTATGGCGTTTGATGCTCACGTTTCTCGTCCCTCTGCTGCTCAGCAATGCTCTGCAATCAGTGGGACAGTTGGTTGGCATGATCGTGGTCGGTCGTTGGATCGGTGTCGATGCCTTGGCCGCCATTTCAGCCTTCTTTCCTTTGTTTTTTCTACTGATTTCGTTCACGATCGGGATCGGTTCCGGCAGTTCCATCTTGATCGGTCAGGCATATGGCGCACGTAATGAAGAACGATTAAAGGCAATCATCGGTACCACTCTCACCTTTACCTTTATCCTCGGATTGGTTCTGGCGATTATCGGCAGTCTTTTTGCCTGGGATATCTTGCGATGGTTAGGGACACCGGGCAATATTATTGACGTAAGCGTTCACTACGCACGAATCTTGTTTTGGTCGATGCCGGTTATGTTTTTGTATATTGCCTATACCACCTTTATCCGTGGGATTGGGGATTCCAAGACACCGTTTTACTTTCTGATTGTCAGCACGGCGCTCAATGTGGCTTTGCTTCCGGTGCTGATCTTTGGCTGGCTGGGGTTTCCAAGCCTCGGTATCTACGGGGCCGCATACGCATCGGTAGCTTCAGCGGTTACAACCTTTGTGATCATGCTGATCTATCTGAACAAAACAAAGCACGTTTTGCGATTTGATGCTTCTGTCCGCAAGCACCTGCGGATCGACAAGGGATTGTTGCAGTTGCTGCTGCGCCTCGGCATTCCTTCAAGCATCAACATGATCCTCGTATCACTCGCCGAAGTTGCCGTCATCTCATTCGTCAACTACTATGGATCCGATGCTACCGCAGCCTACGGTGCAGTGAATCAAGTAGTCAGTTATGTATCGATGCCTGCCATTAGTCTAAGTATTGCCGTCTCGATATTTGCCGCCCAGTCGATTGGGGCAAATCAGTTTGATCGGCTGAAGCAGGTGATACGGGCGGGCATCCTGCTCAACTATGCCATCGGTGGTGTGATCATCCTGCTTGTCTATCTGTTCTCGCAACAACTGCTCTCTTTGTTCCTGACCAGCAAGGAAACACTTGATATCGCCCACCGTTTGCTCATCATCACGCTCTGGAGTTATCTTGTGTTCGGCCATACTCTCGTCATTGCGGCTACGATGCGGGCGAGCGGGACTGTGCTGTGGCCAACGGTGTTCAGCATTCTCTCGATCTGGTGTGTCGAAGTTCCTGTTGCTTACGTACTCTCACACTACAGCAGCCTTGGCATACTGGGGATTTGGATCGGATATCCGGCCGCTTTCATCGTCAATCTCGCGCTGCAATATTCTTACTATCGTTTGTCGTGGAAGAAGAAACGAATCGTACGTCTCGTCGAATAA
- a CDS encoding GyrI-like domain-containing protein, whose translation MNFKPVTKGEFVIVGLEHSGPYSTMDQLPKLWDDFIQRMGELSDRVNEKAELGVCFDDPHEFTYIVGAEVSSTARIPEGMTSRRIPEQKYLVFTHRGDLSQLGETYKKIYEEWLPQSGYQRDGDAPFFELYDERFLPDNSEGSELDLYIPIK comes from the coding sequence GTGAATTTCAAACCTGTTACAAAAGGCGAGTTCGTGATCGTTGGATTGGAACACAGCGGTCCGTACTCTACGATGGATCAACTGCCGAAGTTATGGGATGACTTCATTCAGAGGATGGGTGAGCTGTCTGATCGGGTAAATGAAAAAGCGGAGCTGGGCGTCTGTTTTGACGATCCGCATGAGTTCACCTATATCGTGGGTGCTGAAGTCTCCAGTACTGCACGTATTCCAGAGGGAATGACCTCCCGCCGCATTCCGGAGCAGAAGTATCTGGTGTTTACCCACCGCGGAGATTTGTCTCAGCTAGGCGAGACGTACAAGAAAATTTATGAGGAATGGCTCCCCCAATCAGGGTACCAGCGCGATGGGGATGCTCCCTTCTTTGAACTGTACGATGAACGGTTTCTCCCCGACAATAGTGAAGGATCGGAACTAGATCTTTACATACCCATAAAATAA
- a CDS encoding sigma-54-dependent transcriptional regulator: protein MRHLIVIDDEPAICNSLEFALEEQYTVYTFTDPLEGLSLLARLEVPIVLLDLKIGDYDGMEILQEIKRISPHTVVIIMTAYGSIPSSVDAMRKGAFYYVTKPLMMDELELLLLKAEEFYHLQSKVQWLSDELDKMTNRCGLIGTSTVMQQVLSLIDKVKDIDSSVLITGESGTGKELVARALHYQGRRQRKRFQAVNCAAIPDNLLESELFGYEKGAFTGANQSKPGQFVLADGGTIFLDEIGEMDLSVQSKLLRVIQERTVVPLGGTEEKPVDVRIIAATNRDLLKEVKANRFREDLYYRLNVIPINLPTLRERKGDIPLLVQYFLQKIGEELGKPIDGISQEALQVLENYSFPGNVRELQNIVERAIALTASSVIQVRDLPPELQGKPSLSSHQLIPVYVGETLEEVERKVIMHNLSACKGNRRRTAQVIGIGERTLRDKLKKYQDE, encoded by the coding sequence ATGCGTCATTTAATCGTTATTGATGATGAACCGGCTATCTGCAACTCGCTTGAGTTTGCTCTTGAGGAACAATACACCGTCTACACATTTACCGATCCATTGGAGGGACTCTCGCTGTTGGCGCGGCTGGAGGTGCCGATTGTACTGCTGGATCTGAAGATCGGCGACTATGACGGCATGGAGATCTTGCAGGAAATCAAGCGCATCTCACCGCATACGGTGGTGATCATCATGACTGCGTACGGCAGCATCCCCTCATCGGTAGACGCGATGCGGAAGGGAGCATTCTACTATGTAACCAAGCCGTTGATGATGGATGAGTTGGAGCTGCTTCTGCTGAAGGCAGAGGAGTTTTACCACTTGCAGTCAAAAGTACAGTGGCTGAGCGATGAACTGGACAAGATGACCAATCGCTGCGGACTGATTGGAACGAGCACGGTGATGCAGCAGGTACTCTCCTTAATCGACAAGGTAAAAGATATCGATTCCAGTGTCCTGATCACCGGTGAGAGCGGGACCGGCAAGGAACTGGTCGCACGCGCCCTGCACTACCAGGGACGAAGACAGCGCAAACGCTTCCAGGCTGTCAACTGTGCAGCGATTCCAGACAACCTGCTGGAATCAGAGCTGTTTGGTTATGAAAAAGGAGCATTCACCGGGGCGAACCAGAGCAAACCAGGTCAGTTCGTACTGGCCGATGGTGGAACGATTTTTCTCGACGAGATCGGGGAGATGGACCTTTCGGTGCAGAGCAAACTGCTGCGGGTGATTCAGGAGCGGACGGTTGTACCGCTTGGCGGAACGGAGGAGAAGCCGGTAGATGTGCGGATTATCGCCGCCACCAACCGGGATCTGTTAAAAGAGGTGAAGGCAAATCGCTTTCGCGAGGATCTCTACTACCGCTTAAACGTGATCCCGATCAACCTGCCGACCCTACGGGAACGAAAGGGAGACATTCCGCTGCTGGTTCAGTACTTTTTGCAAAAAATCGGCGAGGAGTTGGGCAAGCCGATCGATGGCATTTCACAGGAAGCCCTGCAGGTACTGGAAAACTACTCGTTCCCGGGGAATGTCAGAGAACTGCAAAACATCGTTGAGCGAGCGATTGCGCTAACCGCATCGTCTGTGATCCAGGTGCGTGACCTGCCCCCCGAGCTTCAAGGCAAGCCATCTCTCTCCAGTCACCAGCTCATCCCCGTCTATGTCGGAGAAACACTGGAGGAAGTGGAACGAAAGGTGATCATGCACAACCTGTCCGCCTGCAAAGGTAACAGGCGCAGGACGGCCCAGGTGATCGGGATTGGCGAGCGGACCTTGCGGGACAAGTTGAAAAAATATCAGGACGAGTAG